In Caldisericum sp., the following proteins share a genomic window:
- a CDS encoding MazG family protein, translated as MKKLNNFVFDTTIEENARCFVVIGEKVPSELTGKLVFKFGSYDLMDIMLTLSYLEKVKLPTQIIVENETQFYKILGYLNIFKGLEVPKEILDNVPESEFNKFKEIVPFFRITKDIEAFYETYLMIKTLRKLCPWDRKQTHESLIPELVEEPLECIEEIKKENPKGIEEELGDVLLQILLHAEIGNESNEFTLKTISEGLFNKMYERHPHVFKDTRAKTADEVLNDWEKNKKKKAHLNISKILASFITTIDLQEEAKYIGLEFRNVNEIYDKILEELNEVKTAKGDGVKEEIGDLLFSVINLARFLNIDPAHALFISYEKFMERVKKFKELEPSEKKDIDSAWEKIKKDE; from the coding sequence AATTGAAGAAAATGCAAGGTGCTTCGTAGTTATAGGAGAGAAAGTACCTTCCGAACTTACTGGAAAACTTGTTTTCAAATTTGGAAGCTATGACCTAATGGATATTATGCTTACGCTTTCTTATCTTGAAAAAGTAAAACTGCCTACGCAAATAATAGTCGAAAACGAAACCCAATTTTACAAAATTTTAGGCTACCTAAATATTTTTAAAGGGCTTGAAGTCCCAAAGGAAATTCTTGATAATGTCCCCGAAAGCGAATTTAATAAATTTAAAGAAATTGTCCCGTTTTTTCGAATCACAAAAGATATCGAAGCCTTTTACGAAACTTATCTTATGATTAAGACATTAAGAAAACTCTGCCCCTGGGACAGAAAGCAAACTCACGAAAGCCTCATTCCAGAACTTGTAGAAGAGCCACTCGAGTGTATTGAAGAAATTAAAAAGGAAAATCCAAAAGGAATCGAGGAAGAATTAGGCGATGTGCTCTTACAGATTTTGTTGCATGCAGAAATAGGAAACGAATCAAACGAATTTACCCTTAAAACAATCTCTGAAGGGCTTTTCAATAAGATGTACGAAAGGCACCCTCATGTCTTTAAGGACACCCGTGCAAAAACAGCCGATGAGGTTCTAAACGACTGGGAAAAGAACAAAAAGAAAAAGGCACACCTGAATATATCAAAAATCCTTGCAAGTTTTATAACAACAATTGACCTTCAGGAAGAGGCAAAATACATCGGGCTTGAATTCAGGAATGTAAACGAAATTTACGATAAAATCCTTGAAGAGTTAAACGAAGTAAAGACTGCAAAAGGCGACGGTGTCAAAGAAGAAATAGGCGATCTACTATTCTCGGTTATAAATCTTGCACGTTTTCTCAATATCGACCCAGCACATGCACTTTTTATTTCTTATGAGAAGTTTATGGAGAGGGTAAAGAAGTTTAAAGAGCTTGAGCCCTCAGAGAAAAAAGACATAGACTCAGCCTGGGAGAAGATTAAGAAAGATGAGTGA